The window GCCGCCAGAAGCAGCGCCGCGGCTATGATTTTAAATTTAACGGATTTATAAAATTTCATACCGACGCTCCTTTTAAAATTTAAAATTTCAGCGTAAATTCCCGCGATTTTGCGATTAAATTTAAAATGTCCGCCGTTACAAAGCAGACAAGCTGCAAAACGCCTAAATTTAAATCCCGCCGCTAGCCTTCGCGGTGCAGAATTATATAGCCCAGCTTCGTGCCGTTTTCGTCCGAAAATGCCCTAACGTAAAAATAATGCCCGTCCTTTTTTATAAAGCTCTGCGCCCCAAAATCAAGCGTCGCCAAAATCGACAAAACGTCGTAATCCGGCGCGCTATTTACGACGATAAAGTCCTTGATAACGCCTATTTTATCGTAGAAACAATCGGTCTCAAACCTCTTATCTACGAGGATAAAAATATCGTTTCCCATGCGGTTGATCTGCGCGATGACGTGCTCGAAATCGAGCATTATCTCGGCGCTTCCGATAAATTTGCCCTCGCTAAAAACGGGCGAAATTCCGCGCATGAAAACCCCGCACCGCCCCATCTCGACGAGCGCTTTAGGAAGCAGGCTTTGACGGATCTGCAAAAGCGAATGGCGAAACGAGCTCAGATCGTCGTTGTAAAATTCGTCGCTCCAGCTCCTAGCCAGGCTTCTGGTATTTTGCGTGTGAAAATGTATCTTCACGCCCGTGTAAAAGGGCACTGCGCTTAAAATGTCTTTGTATTTTTTCATCACGTCCATGCACTCGCCGTGCTTGCCGCTCTCGAAGCAGCGCACCACGTCGCTGTTTTGCGACAAAATCAGCGAGATCGCAAAGGCGTTTAGCTTCTCTTCGTCCACGATCTTTTCAAACAGGCTCGCGCTAAAATCGAACTGCTGCTTGATTTTTATCTCGTTTTCCTCGCTTTTAAAGCGCAGGTAAAACGCAAAGGTGGCGACGCAGCAAGCAAGCGCGAAAAGACTTAGGTATTTTTTGGATCGCGCGCCTATCATCTGAATTCCATCTTTAAATTTGCCGCTAAAACCTCTGCGAATTCGCTAAATTCCGGCAGATCGAGCTTACTGTTTCGCATCTTTTTACCCCAAACGGACTCCGGGAAAAAGCTGTCGTTTTTAAAGCGCGCTTGGACGTGAAAATGCACGCGCGGCACATAGTTTGCGAAGCTTGCGATGTTGATCTTATCGGGCGCGTAAAACTCCCGCAGGCTCTTTTCGCACTGAAGCACGGCACGCCACAGATGCGCCAGCGTCGCCTCGTCGCAGTCGCTAAGCTCTTTAAATTTCGCCTTCGTAAAGACCTTCACCCACGGCACTTCGTGCTCCTCGTGTTCCACGTAAATCATCTCGTCTTCGTAAATCATCGCGTTCTCCTTGAAAATGGAATTTTAATGCAAAGCCCATTAAAGCTCGGTAAATTCTTCTTACATAAATAATATACTAAAATACATTAATTAAATATATCTATAAAATCTCGATATATTCGTGATTTTTATGCTATAATTCTATTTTTTAAAAGGAATATATATGAAATCAGTTTGGATAATGATCCTATGCGCCGCGGCGATTTTGATGATTACGATGGGCATTCGTATGTCATTAGGTCTTTTCGTGCAACCTATAATGCAAGCAAATTCCCTATCCATCGCGCAAGTAAGCTTTGCGATGGCAACTACGCAGCTGGTATGGGGCTTTTCGCAACCGCTTAGCGGGATACTTGCAGACAAGCTCGGTGCCTACGTCGTGCTGTTTTGGGGCAGCGTGCTTTTGGCGATTAGTTGCGCTCTTGTGCCGTTATTTAGCAGCGAAAGCGCGCTTGTATTAACGATGGGTTTTGGGCTTGCACTGGGGCTTGGTGCAGGTAGTTTTCCGATTCTAATGAGCCTAATGGCAAAGCGCCTGCCATTTTCTATCCGCTCGGTTGCTAGCGGAGTGTTAAATGCAGGCGGCTCGTTCGGGCAGTTTTTATTTGCGCCGATGATAGGGTTTTGTATCGCAACGCCTGCTTTGGGATACGGCGGCGCATTTTTTACGCTCGCAGGGCTTAGCTTGCTAATTCTGCCGCTTGCGAGACTTTTAGCAGGCAGTAAAATTCTACTTGGCGAACAAACCAGCCTGCATGAAGAAGATAAGCGCAGCTTAGGCGAAGTGCTGCGTTTAGCACTGCGCGATAAAAGCTATATTTTGATAAATTTAAGCTTTGCTACGTGCGGTTTTCACGTAGCGTTTTTAGTGACGCATCTGCCTAGTGAAGTAGCACTAAGCGGGCATGGCGCGCAGGTAGCGTCCTTTTCGCTCGCACTGATTGGTATCGCTAACATCGTAGGCAGCTTATTCGTAGGTTGGTGTGTTTCCAAAGTGCGCTGTAAAGTCATTTTATTTTGCATATATGCCCTGCGTATCGCTCTTATTGGTGCTTATGTGCTCTCGCCCAAAGATAGCCTTACGTTTTATATCTTCAGCGTGGGATTAGGATTTACCTGGCTAGCGACCGTGCCGCCTACTGCGGCTGCCGTAGGTAAGCTATTAGGGACGCGATATTTAGCAAGCTTATTTGGATTTACGATGCTTTCACATCAAATCGGCGGATTTTTTGGCGCATATATCGGAGGTCTTGCGGTGCGAGCATACGGCGCGTATGATTATATGTGGTATTTGGATATGACGCTAGCGGCTATTGCAGCTCTGCTAAGCCTGCCTGTGCGTGAAGCTAAGATGAAGCACGTGAAATTTTAAAAATTTTATGGGATTTTGAAATTTACGGACGGAATTTTCGCGAAATTTTGCAAGCTAAATTACAACAGAATTTTAAAATTTATCGGATTTTATGTTTCGTACGATGAAATTTCACTTTAGCTTTAAAATTCCGTTGCGATAATGCGATAAAATGCAAAATCCGCTCATGCTTTCAAATTTAGCCGAGAGGGGCTTTTAAATTTTATAGAATTTTGAAATTTTAAAATTTCGGCTCGTGCAGCATTTTAAGAGCCGGCGCGAGAGCCTCTGCAAAGCCCATAAATTTTTCAAATTCCTCCGCGCTAAGCTCTGCGTTAAACTCCGCTCCCGCAGCGCCGAAGCTCGCCTCATAAACAAAACCCGATTTTTTTAAAAAATGTTCAAATTTAGCCACCGCCGCAAACGGCACGAAAAATATACACTTCTTACGCAGCACGAATTCCACTAGCTCTGCGGCGTCCGCAGCGGCGTCTATCGCGGCATTTGCGCTACTGGCGTATGCCCGCACCAGCCCGCCGGTGCCTAGCTTGATGCCGCCGAAGTAGCGCACCACGAGCACGGCGGTGTTAATCAATTCGGCGCCGCGAAGCGCGTTTAGGCACGGCGCGCCCGCAGTCGATTTGGGCTCACCGTCGTCGCTTGAGTTTTCTACGATCTGCCCGGGCTCGTTCAGCGCGCGATATGCCCAGACGATATGCCGCGCTTTGGGGTGTTGCTGCCGCAACTGCGCACGCAGCGCCTCAAAGCTCGCTAGCGGCGCGAGATAGGCGATGAAGCTTGATTTTTTAATCTCCTGTGAGGCGCTGATCTCTTTTTCAATCGTTTTCAAGGCTTTCCTTTGCGGAATTTTATCTTTTTTACATTATAATAAAAGTTCAAAAAAAGATCAAAGGAGCTTCATGATCCAGACTTGTTTATTTCCCGCGGCGGGCTACGGCACGCGCTTTTTGCCCGCGACTAAATCGCTACCTAAAGAGATGCTTCCGATCCTTACCAAGCCGCTCATTCACTACGGCGTGGACGAGGCGCTGGAGGCGGGCATGGACAATATGGCTTTCGTCACGGGTCGCGGTAAACGCGCGCTGGAGGATTATTTCGACCGCAGTTACGAGCTGGAAGATCAAATTTCAGGCAGCAGCAAAGAATATCTGCTCGACGAAATCAGGGCGCTTATGAAGCGCTGCACCTTCTCTTTTACGCGCCAAGAGCAGATGAAGGGACTCGGCAACGCGATTTATACGGGTAAAATTTTAATCCGCGACGAGCCTTTCGGCGTGGTGCTCGCAGACGATCTGTGCGTGAACGAAAACGGCGAGGGCGTGCTTGCGCAGATGGTTAAAATTTATGAAAAATACCGCTGCAGTGTCGTTGCAGTAATGGAGGTGCCGCCGCAGGACGTAAACAAATACGGCATCATCGCGGGAAAGAGCATCAGCGACGATCTAATAATGGTCTCGGATATGATCGAAAAACCTGAACCTAGCGAGGCTCCGTCGAGCTTAGCCATCATCGGGCGCTACATCCTAACACCTAATATTTTCGATCTCATCGAGCAGACGGCGCCCGGTAAAAACGGCGAGGTGCAGATCACCGACGCTCTTTTAAAGCAGGCTCAAAACGGCGTGGTGATCGCGTATAAATTTAAAGGCACTCGCTTCGACTGCGGCTCGGTAAAAGGCTACGTGGAGGCGATCAAATATTTCTACGAGCGAGAATTCGGCGATGGTAAAAAATGAGCTGTTTTTCCCTCCGACAAAAGAGGGCGCGCTAGAGGAAGTAGCGGCAAAGATCCGCGCCGAATACGAAAGCGGCGAGATAGGCTACTACCGCCTGCCGCAGCAAGGCGCAGACGAAATAGCGCAGGCGCAGGAATTTTTTAGCGCGCGAAGCTACGATGCGATCGTGCTTTTGGGCATCGGCGGCTCCAGCGTGGGCGCGCGGGCGCTTTATGAGATGCTGCATCCGCGCGTAAGAAAGAATTTACGCTTTGAAATTTTGGATAATCTCGACGGGCACAGTGTAAACCGCGCGCTTGAAGGGTTAAATTTCGCTCGCACTATCTTCATAGTATCCTCCAAATCGGGCGGCACGATTGAAACGATCTCGCTTTTTAAGGTCGTTTTGCGGCGTTTCGGAATTTCAGATTTAAAGACGCTAGCGAAAAATTTCATCTTCATCACCGATGCAGGCTCGCCGCTGGATATCTTCGCGCGTGAGCACGGCGCCTGCGTGATAAATATGCCTGCTAACGTAGGCGGTCGTTTTAGCGTGTTAAGTGCAGTAGGGCTAGTGCCCGCAGTTGGGCTAGGCCTTGATGCAAGCGCGATGCTACGCGGAGCTGCCGCCGCAAAAGAGCGGTATCTGGATGAAATTTTAGCAGGCGATCCCGCTAAAATCGCGGAGAATAAAATTTTACGAAAAGCCCATCACTACGCCACGCACAAAAGTGCGAAAATCAACATCCTTTTTAGCTATGGCGACGCGCTGCGCGCATTTGGCGAGTGGTATGTGCAGCTCTGGGCGGAAAGCCTAGGTAAAAAGATCGGCTTTAGCCGCGAGGGGCTTACTCCTGTGGGGCTTGTAGGCTCACGCGATCAGCACAGCTTCCTTCAGCTCATAATGGACGGCGTAAAGGATAAGACCGTGACCTTCTTAAAGCTCACGGACAACGGCACTACGGACGTGGTACCTGGTATCAGTCTGCAAGGTCTTGAGGGCTGCGACTTCGTAAACGGCATGCGACTGGATGAGGTGCTAAATCTTCAGTGCGATGCTACGCTGCAAGCCGTGCTAAACGAGGGCATCAGCGTCGATCTAATCGAGGTTTCGCGGCTTTGTGAACAGAGCGTGGGCGAGCTATTTTACTACTTCGAGCTGCTAACCAGCGCTACTGGAGCGATACTGGGCGTCAGCACTTACGATCAGCCGGGCGTCGAGGTAGGTAAGAGAATTTTAAAATCGCTAGTTTTGAAATCGCGAGATTAAAATTTGCGGCGCTAGCTAGACGGAATTTCGTCGGTCTAATTTTACTAAAGCCAGGCTCTACTCGCACCCTATTTTGCTTGGGCAAAATTTTAGAATTTTAAAATTTACGCCGCGAAATTTTGATTTCGCGCTACGAGCATTTGGAATTTTGTCGCAAAATTTCGCGGTAAAATTCCAAAATTGTACCGCGAGGCGTAAAAATTTTGCGATTTGCGAGCGCACAGGGAGGCAAAATGAAAATCAAAGGGATCGATCACTTCGTCCTAGTTACGGAGGATCTGCAAAAATGCGTGGAATTTTACGAAGGGATTTTGGGGTTAGAGCACGTTTGCGAGGGCGGCAAACACAGCCTGCGTTTCGGCTCTTCAAAGATCAATATCCACACCCGCGCGGGTGAGTTTGCGCCGTTTGCAGCGCGTCCTATCGCGGGCTCGGCGGATTTTTGCCTCATTTGCGAAGATCAAAGCGCGCAGCAGCTCAAAACGGAGCTTGAAAGCAAAGGGGTGCAAATAGAGCTTGGCGTCGTGCCCCGCACGGGCGCGCGCGGCGCTATGCAAAGTATCTATCTGCGCGATCCTGACGGCAATCTCGTAGAGCTCGGCGTATATGAAAGCGGCAATGATTAGCGCGTAAATTTTAAAGGCAAAATTTCAAGCGGGGCGTTAGAATTTAAATTTTCTAAATTCTATTTTTCATTAAAGATCGATATTCTGCAGATTAAATTGTTTATCCCGCGGTACGCTAATTATGTATCGTTTGTATATTTTTTAAACCTTATCTTTTGTTTTTAGAATTTCATAAATTTGTTCATTTTATTCACTATTATTTTTGCAATATCATAAGGCGGTTTCCAAAATAAATATCCCTCTGTAATATCTATATTTAGCGTATCCAAGAAATATTTTTGCAGCTCGCCAAACTCCTTTTTATTATTGATCGTAAATACTTCGGAATCGGAGCCATTGCATATCAATAATTTATAACAAAGCAAGAACCTAACGGTTTTCTCAAATAGAATATAGTAGATAAATTTAATAATGGGCATCAGCAATAAGCCCATAATGATAAAAATAAACATATAAAATTTAAAGTTGTATAATGCCACGACGATCATTATAAATAAAACTAAAACACAAAATTTAATTTTCACATCAAAGGGCGCAAAATTCGGAATCATATAAGCATATCTGTAAACGGAGATATTTTTTAACGCCATCTCTTTTTCGCATTTGGTTTTATTTTTAAATTCTATTTTATCTCTCATAAAGGTTATTGTTTTTTTGCTTTTTAGAAAGTGTGCCGCGTATATAAAGAAAAAGGCAGTGCCATAACCTAGCAATATTTTCATATAAAACCTAAATTTATACTCACTGCTAAAATGATAGGTCAAAGAACAAATTAACAAAATTCCAAGAGCTATCAGCCAAAACAGATCATCCATCTTTTTTACGACTATCGGCTCTTTGTCGTAATCCCTGGCTTTTTGTTCATTATAATTTTCCATTATTTCAAGCACCTTTTAAAAAATAGATCTAAATTTATAATAACTTAATTTGATGAAAACCTTTTATACGCGTTGCCTGGCTCTTCCTTCGCGACCTCTTCCCTCGTCATTTTATCCTCCTATTAGATAAATAAGTAATCTTTCTTAACGTTATTTATATTTACGCTTTTTCGTAAAAAATATTCTTTAATTTCATCATAAATTTTTTGATTATAGAGATAAACGAGATAATATCTTGGATAAACGGGTTTGTTCCTAAACCATCTGCCATACGAGGGGCGTGCGATCCTAATAAACGGCAAAATTCTAAACCCTTTTAAATTCCTATTTATAAACAGATAAAGTATGAAATTTAATAAAAACCCGAATAAATATGTAAAGAATACCGCTATAAAAAATATATCCCACCATGTTACGCACATAAAAATAGCGATAAAGTATAAAAATATCTTTTCAGCTTTCCCTATCTCATATGAACTTGCCAAAATCCCGATAGAGAAATTTAAAGATAAGGCGTTTTCGTCAATTTCGCAGCATTTTTCAACCAAGCCGTCGCTAATAAATTCTATATAATTGTTTGTAAATTTTATCTCTTGTCTAGGGCGGATTATGGTAAATACGGATATTATAACCATAGATAGTAAAATAATGAATAAAATAGCAAAATACTGAACTATGTCAATATCTTCATGATTTATACAATCTATAATCAAAAATGCATGTAGCGTAGAGATCGGCAATAATAGGACTAAAAACGAATATACAAAAAATTTTTCATAATTTTTGATTATTATCGGATCTTCGTCGTAATCTCTGGCTTTGGAATTTTGCCGTAAAGAGCCGCTGTCATTTAAGATAAAATTTTGCGACTCTGCGTTGTTTTCAAAGGCAGAATTCTGATCCGCTTCGGCTTCTAAATTTAAAGCATCAGTAGCGGAATTCGGTGCTTTGGAATTCAAAGATTCGAAATTCGGAGGTTCAGAATTCAGGAATTCAAAATTCGAAACTTCAAAATTTGAGGCTTCGGAATTCTGGATTTCAGAATTTTGGGCTTTAAGATTTTCGCCGTTAGAATTTTGTTTCAAGCCCCGCTTCGGCCCCTGATGCCGCTTTTGTAGTGGCTTTTTTAATTCATCTAGCCTGCTTTGATCCATTTGCCGCCTTTAAATTTGATGGACGCGCCATTTTATAGCGCCGCCGCTTAAAGCTCAGTAAATTTTATCGCTCGTCCGCTGCGCGCCGTTTGATCAAAATTTAGCTCTCGTATCTTTGCAGCGATTTTTTATATGTTTTCGCCGCAGCGCAGCTCGTGCTCAAATATACCTCAAACTCCTCGCTGGTAAGCCTGCGCGGCTCATTCGCAAGCTTCGCCGCGTCCGCCGCACCGCTTGGCATATTTGCGTCCAGATTCGCTTCATTTACGATCTCGCCTCGTCGGATTCGGTTGCTAAAGCCCGCTGCACGCGCTATTTTCGGCGCATGCTTTAAAGAAAAGCTTAAATTTTGCGTTTGCAGATTTAAAATTTTACCCATGCATTTGCGCGGACCCGCGATAAAATCGCCATTTTGTATGAGCGGGGCGACGGCAGAGCCGAGCTGGCTGCTCTCCGCCGAGCCGGGTAAGCAGCCCGTTGAATCCGGTAAGCCACCCGCCAAAAGCTCTGCGCCGCTTAGGACGCGCAGGCTTCGCACCAAAATCCCGCCGCCGCTTTGCGGGACGCTGCGAAACGAAATGTCAAAGCCGAAATTGTGAAAAAATATCTCGCCCGCCCGCGACGTGCGCTTGTAGGTGTTGCGATCCGCGCCCGTGAAATACGCCTCGATCTCCGCGAAGGCGAATTCCGCGCCGCTTACGCAAAGCACATAGTTTTGCAGTAGCTCGCGCATGAAATTTTCGATCTTTGCCTGCGCTCGCTCGGCGTCAAACTGCGCCTGCGACGGCTCATCACCGAACGCAAGCGCTTGTCTGACGCCCGGTTCCGACTGCGATGGACGAACGTTAAATTTTAAATGTGCTTGCTCCGTATCAAGACGCACTTGCTCGGCATCAAACGGCGGCTCGGCATTAAATTTTAAAATTTCAGCTTGCTGCGCGCCGTTAGAATATGACTGTCCGTCGCAAAATTCCGCGCCGTCTTGTGATTTTAAAGGCTTGTCGCCGCTCCCGCCCCTCGCGCTTCCTGCAAGCTTGGAATTTTTTGAAGCAAGCTTTGAGTCCGCAGAAATTCCAAACTCCGCAGCGTCGATTTTTGAGAAAAATTTTTCTAAATTTTCATCGCCCAGCATTTTGTTCTTTCGTAGAATTTCCTTCGCGCTTTATCGAGCTCGCATCAATGCCCGCAGTGTCAGATTTGCCGTTGTTTGCCTCGGCGCGCGTTAAATTTCCCTCGCCGCTCGTTGCGTTCGTATCGCCTCGCGCTAAATTACCGCCGCTACTCGTCGTGTTTGCTTCGTTATCTTTAAAATTTGAAGCTTCGCAACGATCTACGCCTAAACGCTCGAAATAATATCTCTCTCGCTCGCCTAAGTTTTCCACTCCCCTTTCGCATACGCGCTTGATATACGCCTTGCTAGGGTATCTAAGCCGATTGAGCGCCAATTCACTACCCGCGTCCGCTCGCTTTATCAGCTTGGCGATGCAGGCGTCATCCTCTTCACTATTTGCGATATAATCCCATACGCCACAGTATCTATCACCGCCCAGCGTCGTAATCAAAAAATAAACCCAAAGCAGGATTATGGCAATCGATATGCTTCCTTTTATTTTTAAAGATCTCTTTTTTACCATGTTTTTCCTTGAGTAATAAATTTTAACTCATTTTTTCACAAATTTGACCAACGGCATAAAATTTACGATATCGCCTTCAAAGCTAATCTTATCGCTCAGCATTTTGTTCTTCCGTAGAATTTCCTTCGCGCTCCGTAGTGTTCGCCTTACTGCTCGTAGTGTCAGATTTGCCGTTGTTTGCCTCGGCGCGCGTTAAATTTCCGCCGTCCGTCGCGTTCATATCACCTCGCACTAAATTACCGCCGCTACTTGTCGTATTTGCTTCATCGCCCTTTGATTTGGGCGTTTTAAAGCCAAAATTCTCACAGCGATCTCCTCGAAAATCTTGGAAATAATATCTCTCACGCTCGCCTAAGCTTTTCACCCCTTTTTCGCACACTCGCTTAATATACGCCTCATGCGGATACCTTAGTCTGTTTGCCGCTAGTATATCGCCGGCATCCGCTTGCTTTACTAACTTAGCGATGCAAGCATCGTCTTCTTCGCCATAGCCCAAAAATACCTCTCTCACATTGCAACACGAGCCGCTGATTTTTATATATAGGGCGCATAGAATAACAACCCCTACGATTAACAAAAAAATTTGACTTTTACTAGCTTTCAAGCTCGCTTTATTGTCCGGCA of the uncultured Campylobacter sp. genome contains:
- the galU gene encoding UTP--glucose-1-phosphate uridylyltransferase GalU, whose translation is MIQTCLFPAAGYGTRFLPATKSLPKEMLPILTKPLIHYGVDEALEAGMDNMAFVTGRGKRALEDYFDRSYELEDQISGSSKEYLLDEIRALMKRCTFSFTRQEQMKGLGNAIYTGKILIRDEPFGVVLADDLCVNENGEGVLAQMVKIYEKYRCSVVAVMEVPPQDVNKYGIIAGKSISDDLIMVSDMIEKPEPSEAPSSLAIIGRYILTPNIFDLIEQTAPGKNGEVQITDALLKQAQNGVVIAYKFKGTRFDCGSVKGYVEAIKYFYEREFGDGKK
- a CDS encoding MFS transporter, with the translated sequence MKSVWIMILCAAAILMITMGIRMSLGLFVQPIMQANSLSIAQVSFAMATTQLVWGFSQPLSGILADKLGAYVVLFWGSVLLAISCALVPLFSSESALVLTMGFGLALGLGAGSFPILMSLMAKRLPFSIRSVASGVLNAGGSFGQFLFAPMIGFCIATPALGYGGAFFTLAGLSLLILPLARLLAGSKILLGEQTSLHEEDKRSLGEVLRLALRDKSYILINLSFATCGFHVAFLVTHLPSEVALSGHGAQVASFSLALIGIANIVGSLFVGWCVSKVRCKVILFCIYALRIALIGAYVLSPKDSLTFYIFSVGLGFTWLATVPPTAAAVGKLLGTRYLASLFGFTMLSHQIGGFFGAYIGGLAVRAYGAYDYMWYLDMTLAAIAALLSLPVREAKMKHVKF
- a CDS encoding HIT family protein, which encodes MIYEDEMIYVEHEEHEVPWVKVFTKAKFKELSDCDEATLAHLWRAVLQCEKSLREFYAPDKINIASFANYVPRVHFHVQARFKNDSFFPESVWGKKMRNSKLDLPEFSEFAEVLAANLKMEFR
- a CDS encoding YigZ family protein: MKTIEKEISASQEIKKSSFIAYLAPLASFEALRAQLRQQHPKARHIVWAYRALNEPGQIVENSSDDGEPKSTAGAPCLNALRGAELINTAVLVVRYFGGIKLGTGGLVRAYASSANAAIDAAADAAELVEFVLRKKCIFFVPFAAVAKFEHFLKKSGFVYEASFGAAGAEFNAELSAEEFEKFMGFAEALAPALKMLHEPKF
- a CDS encoding cache domain-containing protein; translation: MIGARSKKYLSLFALACCVATFAFYLRFKSEENEIKIKQQFDFSASLFEKIVDEEKLNAFAISLILSQNSDVVRCFESGKHGECMDVMKKYKDILSAVPFYTGVKIHFHTQNTRSLARSWSDEFYNDDLSSFRHSLLQIRQSLLPKALVEMGRCGVFMRGISPVFSEGKFIGSAEIMLDFEHVIAQINRMGNDIFILVDKRFETDCFYDKIGVIKDFIVVNSAPDYDVLSILATLDFGAQSFIKKDGHYFYVRAFSDENGTKLGYIILHREG
- a CDS encoding glucose-6-phosphate isomerase; this translates as MVKNELFFPPTKEGALEEVAAKIRAEYESGEIGYYRLPQQGADEIAQAQEFFSARSYDAIVLLGIGGSSVGARALYEMLHPRVRKNLRFEILDNLDGHSVNRALEGLNFARTIFIVSSKSGGTIETISLFKVVLRRFGISDLKTLAKNFIFITDAGSPLDIFAREHGACVINMPANVGGRFSVLSAVGLVPAVGLGLDASAMLRGAAAAKERYLDEILAGDPAKIAENKILRKAHHYATHKSAKINILFSYGDALRAFGEWYVQLWAESLGKKIGFSREGLTPVGLVGSRDQHSFLQLIMDGVKDKTVTFLKLTDNGTTDVVPGISLQGLEGCDFVNGMRLDEVLNLQCDATLQAVLNEGISVDLIEVSRLCEQSVGELFYYFELLTSATGAILGVSTYDQPGVEVGKRILKSLVLKSRD
- a CDS encoding VOC family protein — encoded protein: MKIKGIDHFVLVTEDLQKCVEFYEGILGLEHVCEGGKHSLRFGSSKINIHTRAGEFAPFAARPIAGSADFCLICEDQSAQQLKTELESKGVQIELGVVPRTGARGAMQSIYLRDPDGNLVELGVYESGND